The Ktedonobacteraceae bacterium genome has a window encoding:
- a CDS encoding MFS transporter — translation MTGVVPVTGNPETPPEPKLRIQTFRALHYRNFRLLWISLIVSSVGTWMQIVAQSLLVLLISHGSALALGIVSLAQASSFFLFALIGGSIADRVDKRRFLLVTQSLSMLLAFILGILTLTGVIQVWMVVILAFCSGTVLSFDQPTRSSFIPVLVPRQDLMNAISLQSIVFNGSAVLGPTLAGIAIGLLAYAGQLIGLTGKLVGYAGNFFLNGISFIGVLVVLYLIHVPEEAAEQSMEKRGPMLKAIRAALGAVRRDEALPWVLSGYAALLFFAPSATLILPIFATQVLHLNPFELGLLFSASGLGTLVGALTIASLGDFKYKGALLLVSFFIWTGALVLFALSRTLWLSLLALLLYGISQNGVGATVITLAQLRVPPQMRGRVMSLNTLLIMGVRPLGDFPASGLIALIGGPLTVIISALIVGSYSLYLLLGRPVIRTLRQ, via the coding sequence ATGACAGGTGTGGTACCAGTTACCGGCAATCCCGAAACCCCGCCAGAGCCAAAGCTCAGGATACAGACCTTTCGCGCCCTGCACTATCGTAACTTTCGCCTCTTGTGGATAAGTCTGATTGTCTCCTCGGTCGGTACGTGGATGCAAATTGTCGCCCAGAGCCTGCTAGTACTGTTGATCTCGCATGGCTCGGCGCTTGCCCTTGGTATTGTATCGTTGGCTCAAGCCTCATCGTTCTTCCTGTTTGCCCTGATTGGGGGAAGTATCGCCGACCGCGTCGATAAGCGGCGCTTCCTGCTTGTCACGCAGAGCCTGTCGATGCTGCTGGCTTTTATCCTGGGCATTCTCACGCTTACAGGCGTAATACAGGTATGGATGGTCGTCATCCTCGCTTTCTGTTCCGGTACTGTCCTGAGCTTCGACCAGCCGACGCGCTCTTCTTTCATTCCGGTGCTCGTTCCTCGCCAGGACCTGATGAATGCCATCTCGTTGCAGTCGATTGTCTTCAACGGCTCCGCGGTACTTGGCCCGACGTTGGCCGGCATTGCTATCGGCCTGCTGGCATACGCAGGACAACTGATCGGGCTGACGGGAAAACTGGTTGGCTACGCGGGCAACTTTTTCTTGAACGGTATCAGTTTCATCGGCGTACTCGTTGTACTCTACCTCATTCACGTGCCTGAAGAGGCGGCTGAGCAAAGTATGGAGAAACGTGGGCCGATGCTGAAAGCTATTCGTGCAGCGCTTGGGGCAGTACGGCGCGATGAGGCCCTGCCGTGGGTACTTTCAGGCTATGCCGCTCTCTTGTTCTTTGCCCCATCTGCTACGCTCATCCTTCCCATTTTCGCGACGCAGGTACTCCACCTCAATCCGTTTGAACTGGGCCTGCTCTTCTCCGCGTCGGGCCTGGGGACATTGGTCGGAGCATTAACCATTGCCTCGCTGGGAGATTTTAAGTACAAGGGAGCGCTGCTGCTGGTCTCGTTTTTCATCTGGACGGGTGCGCTGGTCCTGTTTGCGCTCAGCCGCACGTTATGGCTCTCGCTGCTGGCCTTGCTGCTCTACGGCATTTCACAGAATGGCGTTGGAGCGACAGTGATTACGCTTGCCCAACTGCGTGTACCACCACAGATGCGAGGGCGTGTCATGAGTCTCAATACGCTGCTCATCATGGGTGTGCGCCCGCTTGGAGATTTTCCGGCCAGTGGTCTGATCGCCTTGATCGGCGGTCCATTGACGGTGATCATCAGCGCTCTGATTGTTGGTAGTTACTCGCTGTACTTGCTTTTGGGGCGCCCGGTAATTCGCACGCTGCGGCAATGA